The following proteins are encoded in a genomic region of Cryptomeria japonica chromosome 11, Sugi_1.0, whole genome shotgun sequence:
- the LOC131076794 gene encoding probable aquaporin PIP2-8 has protein sequence MAMEMVQGEEQTKDYKDPPPVLLVDRKELGLWSFYRAIIAEFVATLLFLYITISTVIGSQKNSANCKGVGPLGVAWSFGGMIFLLVYCTAGISGGHINPAVTFALFLARKVSLPRAVMYIMAQCVGAICGVALVDWFQDSYVSGGGGVNTVQKGYSKTAGLAAEIVGTFILVYTVFSATDPKRKARDSHVPVLAPLPIGFAVFMVHLATIPITGTGINPARSFGPAVIYGRKQPLGEQWIFWVGPLVGATAAAAYHQHVLRAEGIKAFGSLRSQPSTTV, from the exons ATGGCCATGGAGATGGTACAAGGGGAGGAGCAAACTAAGGACTACAAGGATCCTCCTCCTGTACTTCTGGTAGACAGGAAAGAACTGGGCCTATGGTCATTCTATAGGGCCATAATAGCAGAGTTTGTGGCTACATTGCTTTTCCTCTACATAACAATCTCAACTGTAATAGGGAGCCAGAAGAATAGTGCCAATTGCAAGGGGGTTGGGCCTCTTGGAGTTGCTTGGTCTTTTGGAGGAATGATCTTCCTTCTGGTGTACTGCACTGCAGGAATTTCAG GAGGGCACATTAACCCAGCAGTCACATTTGCCCTTTTTCTTGCCCGGAAGGTGTCACTACCCCGGGCAGTTATGTACATCATGGCTCAATGTGTGGGAGCCATTTGCGGCGTTGCACTGGTAGACTGGTTTCAGGACTCTTATGTTTCAGGAGGGGGAGGAGTGAACACTGTCCAGAAGGGATATTCAAAGACAGCAGGCCTTGCGGCTGAGATTGTTGGAACCTTTATCTTGGTTTATACAGTCTTTTCTGCCACAGATCCTAAACGCAAAGCCAGAGACTCCCATGTCCCG GTATTGGCTCCGCTGCCAATTGGTTTTGCAGTGTtcatggttcatcttgccaccatTCCTATTACTGGCACAGGCATAAATCCTGCAAGGAGCTTTGGTCCAGCTGTTATTTATGGCCGTAAACAACCCTTGGGAGAGCAG TGGATATTTTGGGTGGGTCCATTGGTTGGAGCTACAGCTGCTGCAGCCTACCACCAGCATGTGCTTCGAGCAGAAGGGAtcaaggcttttgggtcccttcGTAGCCAGCCCAGTACTACAGTGTAA